CATTGCCACCTGTTATTTTTCCTTTGATTGTAATTGGTGGATTACCATTAGTTGATGTACAATGTGCTCCGATATTAGTTAGTGCATCTAATAGAGGTTGCATTGGTCTTTTTTGCAAACTTGCATCTCCTGTCAATGTAATCTCTTGTGAAAATAAACTTGCAATTCCTGAGGCTATTCTTATAGTGGTTCCTGAGTTTTCAGTGTTGATTTCGGGAACTTTTGTGCTTAAATTAATCGGATTTTTGACAATTATTGATGAATTACTGGTTTCTATCTCTGCTCCAAATTTCCTACATGCTTCTATTGTCGCCCTAGTATCTGCAGATAGAAGAACATTCTCCACCTTACTATTATTTCCAGCAAGTGATGCGAGAAAGATTGCTCTATGTGTGTAACTTTTGTTTGCTGGACAAATAATTTCTCCTGTGATGCTTGATTTTTCTATCTTACAACTCATTTACTTCGGCCTTTTTGTTACTTATTTTTGAAACGATTACATTTCCCTCAAGTGTAGAAAATATTTTTTTAATATCTGATTCATTTTCTTTTTTTGTTACAGCAGCAATTGCTGGTCCATTACCTGAAACTGATGCAGCAAGTGCCCCTTTCTCTATTAAATTTGTTATAATTTTGGGATCTGAATTTAATATTGATGCTGTTGCCAATCCGTTAATTGTCATTGCCTCCCAATAGTTTCCCTTTCTAGCAAGTTCCCATGCTTTCTCAAAGACAGTAGATAATGAACTAAGATTTTTTAGATTTCCTCTTTTTCTGTTTTTTGGAATAAATATTATTGCAATTAAATTTGAAGGGCCATTTTCAAAATGAACTCTTTTCCTTCTTGCATTATCTGTAACATTGAATCCTCCGTAGTAACATGAACATGCATCATCATATGCTCCAGTAATGCTTACTTTGGATTCAATTGATGCATCAACTCCAGCAAGAAGAATTTGTTGGTCTGTTAGTTTTGGTTTGAAGATTTTTGCACATGCCAATGCTACTGCAGATGATATTGCACTTGAACTTTTGAGTCCATATCCTGTTGGAATCTCTGAATCAAGTGTTACTGTAATCTTGTTTTGCTCCAGATCTTTTTTTGCAATGATTTTTTCAATTGTTTTAGTAATTAGACGAGAACTAATGCTTTTGTTCTCTGATTGAATGATGATGCCTTTACCTGGTGTTGCTTCTACTTCTGACTCTACTTTTAGTGCTATGCCCAGCGTGGCCCCTTTTTTGTTTGCAATTGCATTAACTAGTGATATGGCTCCATGGACAGTGGCCTTTGCTTTTACCATCAAACTCCTCCTAACAGTGCTTTTTTCATGGCATTATAAGGTGCTTCTATGCCATGCCAAATCTCAAAGGCCCTAACAGCTTGGCCCAATAGCATCTCGTAACCATAAATTACAGTTGCCCCTTCTTCTTTTGCTTTTTTGATAAAGTCTGTGTTCATTGGCATATATACAATGTCATACACAATTGTTTTTTCATTAATTCCTTTTAATGAAATTGGTGATAATTCGTTTTTGAGGCCAATTGATGTTGCATTTATAATAAAGTCATAATCTTTTGCAGAATCTCCTACATCCTCAATTTTGATTGGATTGGAATCTAATCCAATCTTTTTTGCAAACTCTGATAATTTTTCTGCATTTTCAAGTGTTCTGTTTGCAATAGTAATGCTTTTTGCTTTCTCTTTTGCAAAACCTGCTACGATTGCTCTTGCAGCTCCGCCTGCTCCAAGAAGAAGAACTTTTTTGTTTGCAATAGTAATGCTTCTTTTCTTTAGTGGATCTAAAAACCCATCCATGTCTGTATTGTATCCTTTTAGAACTCCGTCCATATTTTTTACTGTGTTGACTGCCCCAATCAAACTACAAGACTCATCAATTTTATCTAGATATTTCATCATTTCAACTTTATGTGGAATTGTAATGTTAAATCCATCTATCTTTATTTTTTTTAATCCTTCAATTCCTTCTGCAAGTTCTCCTACGGGAATTCTATATGCAATGTAGGAGCTATCCAAATTTAGTTCTCTAAATGCTGCACTGTGAATGTTAGGGGATAATGAGTGATCAATAGGATCTCCAATTACTGCAAATGATTTTCCCATCTTAATTTTTAGAATATTTTGATTGATTTAAACTCTCAACTTTTGGTTTGATTATTGTTTTAGATTTGTGATTTTTTTAATTTCGTCTACACTGAATTGTCCTGGTGCTACTGGCTTTCCAAGTGAGACATATGTATATGGACTTCCCAAATATAGGCACAAAATCCTTGATATTCTTCCAAAATCCCCCATGGCAAACGAAATTAGAGTATTATTGCCTTTTTTGCTATACAATTCTAACATTCTCGTTGAATCATTTGGTGACTTTGCAGTACTTACTATTTTTACAAATGATGAGAATTTACTCATTTGATTAATTTTCTTTTTTAGATTTTCTGAACTTGGTGTTTTTTTAAAATCATGCCATGATACAAGTAATTTTGTTTTAGTTGATTTTAGATATTTTGCTAAAGATGGATTTTTTTGTAATGTATTAAACTCTACATCTAGTAAGAATGGATTGTATTCTGCAATTAATTTGAGAATTGCAATTCTTTCAGTTTCATTTCCTGTAAACCTTCCTCCCTCATTTTTTGGACGTAATGTGCAAACAGATTTTTTAAGATCTTTTTTTATCATCTTGATTGTTTCAGGAATTTTTTCAGGATTTAGAAAATCAAATCTTATTTCAGCATAATCTGATTTTTTTAAAGCAATTTTTAATGTCTGTGCTACTTTTTTTGGTGTTTTTTCTGCAATTGAAACACATGTTTTGTATTTCATCTTATTTTTCTAATATGTACTCGTCTGAAACTTCCATACCAAAATGTCTTCCAGTTGCAGGTTTAGAATGAACCATTACTGTATCTCCTTTTTTTAGATGTGTTATTGACACTAGTTGGCCATTTGGTTTTACAAAGCGTATTGTTTCG
The window above is part of the Nitrosopumilus sp. genome. Proteins encoded here:
- the aroE gene encoding shikimate dehydrogenase, whose translation is MGKSFAVIGDPIDHSLSPNIHSAAFRELNLDSSYIAYRIPVGELAEGIEGLKKIKIDGFNITIPHKVEMMKYLDKIDESCSLIGAVNTVKNMDGVLKGYNTDMDGFLDPLKKRSITIANKKVLLLGAGGAARAIVAGFAKEKAKSITIANRTLENAEKLSEFAKKIGLDSNPIKIEDVGDSAKDYDFIINATSIGLKNELSPISLKGINEKTIVYDIVYMPMNTDFIKKAKEEGATVIYGYEMLLGQAVRAFEIWHGIEAPYNAMKKALLGGV
- the aroD gene encoding type I 3-dehydroquinate dehydratase, coding for MKYKTCVSIAEKTPKKVAQTLKIALKKSDYAEIRFDFLNPEKIPETIKMIKKDLKKSVCTLRPKNEGGRFTGNETERIAILKLIAEYNPFLLDVEFNTLQKNPSLAKYLKSTKTKLLVSWHDFKKTPSSENLKKKINQMSKFSSFVKIVSTAKSPNDSTRMLELYSKKGNNTLISFAMGDFGRISRILCLYLGSPYTYVSLGKPVAPGQFSVDEIKKITNLKQ
- a CDS encoding shikimate kinase, which gives rise to MVKAKATVHGAISLVNAIANKKGATLGIALKVESEVEATPGKGIIIQSENKSISSRLITKTIEKIIAKKDLEQNKITVTLDSEIPTGYGLKSSSAISSAVALACAKIFKPKLTDQQILLAGVDASIESKVSITGAYDDACSCYYGGFNVTDNARRKRVHFENGPSNLIAIIFIPKNRKRGNLKNLSSLSTVFEKAWELARKGNYWEAMTINGLATASILNSDPKIITNLIEKGALAASVSGNGPAIAAVTKKENESDIKKIFSTLEGNVIVSKISNKKAEVNEL